One window from the genome of Salvia splendens isolate huo1 chromosome 9, SspV2, whole genome shotgun sequence encodes:
- the LOC121748654 gene encoding WD repeat-containing protein 11-like isoform X1, with amino-acid sequence MPSEPSSASWDCILPGPPSKHSGGSADLSAAGLLAYAAGSSVAILDTHSMQLVSTLPLPPPPSSAASAFITAVRWSPFSLPHHLLETESSSPHLQLAVGDRHGRICLLDFRSKSPAFFFDTSNPNSPKLGVQDLCWIQTRLDSWCLAAISGPSLLSIYNATTGRCFFKYDASPEYFSCIRRDPFDSCHSCALGLRGFLLSVKLLGDESENDVMLKELKVRTDATELHRLERDSAVESSNGAPVSSLFPNYVVKFAFSPHWKHVILVGFPRELVLFDLQYESVLFAAGLPRGCGKFLEVLPDVNMEVFYCAHLDGKLTTWRRKESEQVHIMCSMEELVPSIGTTVPSPLVLAVAISQSDYTLQDIIRRCPDTDPVDFELDNPLAFIDESHIISKTHLLSVSDDGKVWKWLLTAERSKDVNRDSECVKKVDETSEVPISEVSSSGQRTGDIVAHPDSIKGRENSKTACAVVSDEVSFKTNLVGQLHLLSSAISMLAVPSPSLTATLARGGNSPAVAVPLVALGTQSGTIDVIDISANAVAASFSVHSSVVRGLRWLGNSRLVSFSYTQGSEKIGGYVNKLVVTCLRSGLNRTFRVMQKPERAPIRALRASSSGRYLLILFRDAPVEVWAMTKTPIMLRSLALPFTVLEWTLPTVPMPAQNKPSRTPSFLSHGGNPPAETSSATKASTDTKEGADGAQDEFSESFAFALVNGALGVFEVQGRRIRDFRPKWPTSSFVTSDGLITSMAYRLPHVVTGDRSGNIRWWDVTTGQSSSFNTHRDGIRRIKFSPVVPGDRSRGRIAVLFYDNTFSVFDLDSPDPLANSLLQPQFPGTLVLELDWLPLRTDKDDPLVLCIAGAESSFRLVELNVSDQKTGVMSPRAQAVKERFRPMPLPSPVLLPTPHALALRMILQLGVKPSWFDTFSSVTSEEYSYATRTPSAGDLRGYMIDSPRVGDSAVPEMLLKVLEPYHREACLLDDERVRLYSKIVKRGSTMRLAFAAAVFGESMEALFWLQLPHALKHLMNKLANKSPQQGPHTAQTRDIVLSRISSKRKSVSESKNILINGQLKLMAFDQQELWERANERLTWHERLEGEEAIQNRVHELVSVGNLEAAVSVLLSTSPESSYFYVNALRAVALSSAVSMSLLELAVKVVAANMVRNDRSMSGTHLLCAVGRYQEACSQLQDAGYWTDAATLAATHLKGSDYARVLQRWADQVLHVEHNIWRALILYVAAGALQEALAALRMAQLPDTAAMFILVCREIHAEFLSQLDSEEDETSKEKVSNLPGLDPSNEEVIAVGEYFGQYQRKLVHLCMDSQPYAD; translated from the exons ATGCCCAGCGAGCCCTCCTCCGCCTCATGGGACTGCATTCTGCCGGGGCCTCCCTCCAAGCACAGTGGCGGATCCGCCGACCTCTCCGCCGCCGGCCTCCTCGCCTACGCCGCCGGCAGCTCCGTCGCCATCCTCGACACCCACTCGATGCAGCTCGTCTCCACCCTCCCCCTCCCCCCTCCCCCCTCCTCTGCCGCTTCCGCCTTCATCACCGCTGTCAGGTGGTCCCCTTTCTCCCTCCCGCACCACCTCCTCGAGACCGAATCCTCCTCCCCTCACCTCCAGCTCGCCGTCGGCGACCGCCACGGCCGCATTTGCCTGCTTGATTTCCGCTCCAAATCCCCCGCCTTCTTCTTCGACACCTCCAACCCTAATTCCCCCAAATTGGGCGTCCAGGATCTCTGCTGGATCCAGACCCGATTGGACTCCTGGTGCCTCGCCGCCATCTCCGGCCCCTCTCTGCTCTCGATTTACAACGCCACCACCGGCCGCTGCTTCTTCAAGTACGACGCCTCGCCCGAGTACTTCTCCTGCATACGCCGCGACCCCTTCGATTCCTGCCATTCCTGTGCCTTGGGGCTTAGGGGGTTCCTGCTCTCGGTGAAATTGCTCGGTGACGAATCGGAGAACGATGTCATGCTGAAAGAGCTTAAGGTTCGCACAGACGCCACGGAATTGCATAGGCTGGAGAGAGATTCTGCTGTTGAGAGTAGCAATGGGGCGCCGGTATCTTCGCTTTTCCCCAATTATGTGGTCAAGTTTGCATTCTCACCGCACTGGAAGCATGTTATACTAGTTGGCTTTCCAAGAGAGCTTGTGTTGTTCGACTTGCAGTACGAATCAGTGTTGTTTGCGGCAGGGTTGCCTAGGGGATGTGGCAAGTTTTTGGAGGTGTTGCCGGATGTGAACATGGAGGTTTTCTACTGTGCTCATTTGGATGGGAAGCTCACTACTTGGCGGCGTAAAGA GTCTGAGCAGGTTCATATTATGTGTTCGATGGAAGAATTAGTGCCCTCAATTGGCACTACTGTTCCTTCTCCCTTAGTTCTTGCAGTTGCAATCTCACAATCAGATTACACACTCCAAGACATTATCAGACGTTGTCCTGACACAGATCCCGTTGATTTTGAATTGGATAATCCTCTGGCTTTCATTGATGAATCTCATATAATTTCTAAAACCCATTTACTATCCGTTTCGGATGATGGAAAAGTGTGGAAATGGCTCCTAACTGCCGAAAGATCTAAGGATGTTAACAGAGATTCTGAATGTGTGAAAAAAGTCGATGAAACCAGTGAAGTTCCAATTTCAGAAGTTTCTTCATCTGGTCAACGTACCGGGGATATCGTGGCACATCCAGATAGCATAAAGGGCAGAGAGAACAGTAAAACTGCTTGCGCTGTTGTTTCTGATGAAGTGTCATTTAAG ACCAATCTAGTTGGACAGCTTCATCTTCTGTCATCAGCTATTTCTATGCTAGCTGTTCCATCCCCCTCACTGACAGCTACTTTGGCAC GAGGTGGAAACTCGCCCGCTGTAGCTGTTCCTCTAGTTGCATTAGGAACGCAAAGTGGTACCATTGATGTAATTGACATTTCAGCCAATGCTGTTGCTGCAAGTTTTTCTGTTCATAGTAGTGTGGTCAGGGGTTTACGTTGGCTTGGAAATTCAAGACTGGTGTCATTTTCTTACACACAG GGAAGTGAGAAAATAGGAGGCTATGTTAACAAGCTTGTGGTAACCTGCCTAAGAAGTGGCCTTAACCGAACGTTTCGAGTAATGCAAAAGCCAGAGCGGGCACCGATAAGAGCATTAAGGGCTTCATCTTCGGGAAg ATATCTTTTGATCTTGTTCCGTGATGCACCCGTGGAGGTTTGGGCAATGACGAAGACACCAATAATG TTGAGGTCATTAGCTCTTCCATTTACTGTTCTTGAATGGACTCTTCCAACAGTTCCAATGCCAGCCCAAAATAAACCTTCAAGGACCCCTTCATTTTTATCCCATGGTGGCAACCCCCCAGCGGAGACTTCTTCCGCTACTAAAGCATCAACTGATACTA AAGAAGGAGCTGATGGAGCACAGGATGAATTTTCAGAAAGCTTCGCATTTGCTTTGGTGAATGGTGCACTTGGAGTATTTGAGGTGCAGGGACGAAGAATCAGAGACTTTAG ACCAAAGTGGCCTACATCTTCATTTGTTACCTCCGACGGATTGATTACATCTATGGCTTATCGCTTGCCTCATGTA GTGACGGGGGACAGGTCAGGCAACATACGTTGGTGGGATGTCACTACAGGGCAGTCTTCCTCCTTCAATACTCACAGGGATGGTATCAGGAGAATTAAGTTCTCACCAGTTGTTCCCGGGGATCGTAGCCGTGGGCGGATTGCTGTTCTATTTTATGACAACACATTTTCTGTGTTTGATCTT GATTCACCTGATCCATTGGCTAATTCCCTTTTACAACCACAATTTCCTGGAACACTAGTACTTGAACTTGATTGGCTGCCTCTGCGGACAGATAAGGACGATCCACTGGTACTCTGTATTGCTGGTGCTGAGAGTAGTTTCCGCCTTGTTGAACTTAATGT AAGTGACCAGAAAACCGGGGTGATGAGCCCCAGAGCTCAGGCAGTCAAAGAGAGATTTCGGCCAATGCCTTTGCCTTCTCCAGTATTGCTCCCCACACCACATGCCCTG GCATTACGGATGATCTTACAACTGGGTGTGAAACCTTCATGGTTCGATACATTCAGCTCAGTCACGAGTGAGGAATATTCATATGCTACTAGGACTCCATCAGCTGGAGATCTTCGTGGTTATATGATTGATTCACCACGTGTTGGAGACTCTGCTGTTCCTGAGATGCTGCTTAAAGTATTAGAGCCTTACCATAGAGAAG CCTGCCTCCTTGATGATGAGAGAGTGAGACTATATTCCAAAATTGTTAAAAGAGGCTCCACGATGAGGTTGGCATTTGCAGCTGCCGTCTTCGGTGAATCCATGGAAGCACTTTTCTGGTTACAGTTACCGCATGCTCTTAAGCACCTGATGAATAAATTAGCTAACAAATCGCCTCAACAAGGCCCACATACAGCTCAAACTCGTGACATCGTGTTGAGCAGGATATCCTCAAAAAGGAAATCAGTGTCCGAATCTAAGAATATTTTG ATTAATGGTCAACTCAAATTGATGGCTTTTGACCAACAAGAATTGTGGGAACGTGCTAATGAACGTCTCACTTGGCATGAAAGACTAGAGGGCGAAGAGGCCATTCAGAACCGTGTACATGA ACTTGTGTCAGTTGGAAACTTGGAAGCTGCTGTTAGTGTGCTGCTCTCAACTTCTCCAGAGAGCTCTTACTTCTATGTGAATGCCCTGCGAGCTGTTGCTCTTTCCTCTGCTGTCTCCATGTCTCTACTTGAGCTGGCTGTCAAG GTAGTTGCAGCCAATATGGTCAGAAATGATAGGTCAATGTCTGGCACACATTTGCTTTGTGCAGTTGGAAGGTATCAGGAAGCTTGTTCTCAG TTGCAGGATGCTGGATACTGGACTGACGCAGCAACACTAGCTGCAACTCATTTAAAAGGATCTGATTATGCAAG GGTATTGCAACGATGGGCTGACCAAGTTCTTCACGTGGAGCATAATATCTGGAG GGCGTTGATCCTGTACGTAGCAGCAGGCGCTCTGCAAGAGGCACTGGCAGCACTACGCATGGCACAGCTGCCAGACACTGCAGCCATGTTCATACTTGTTTGCCGTGAAATCCACGCTGAGTTCCTCTCCCAGTTGGATTCTGAGGAAGATGAAACTTCCAAGGAGAAGGTGTCAAATTTGCCTGGTCTAGACCCTTCAAACGAAGAAGTGATTGCCGTTGGTGAATATTTCGGACAATATCAAAGGAAACTAGTACATCTATGCATGGATTCCCAGCCTTACGCCGACTAG
- the LOC121748670 gene encoding probable clathrin assembly protein At4g32285, with protein MASSTLRKAIGVVKDHTSISLAKVTGNVAPDLEVLVVKATTHENEAADDKYAKEILILMASSRINVNACVFAVSKRLTRTSDWIVALKVLVLVHKLLNEGGPVFRQEMLFSSRRGPRVLNMAGFRDDAHSSSWDQSSFVRAYARYLDQKLETMACGRKNLSVGDGGGAGYGRDEDSFRRAKSCDDFSGGGSRMGRDEVLWLKDLSPERVLDRLNQLLRVLGRFLASRPTGAARSARMVLVALRLLVRDSFVLYDDICDVLKHLLECFSDMEYAYPVTAFDAYVNAAKMIVDLNGFYDWVKDVGIVRPYDFPQVEKISDQLLGLERLMREKANRAESPKEEESFSQVKDEGDEVSVSDIKALPPPEIPLQDLVNLDDDVSVDQESNKLALSLFSEWVEFPEYVEGKVSSGSAWENPAGERGKADWEVVLVESVSNLSMQQVEMGGGLDALLLNGMYDQREVKQHFDASRMIGGSASSVALPGQMSEGATEVLALPPAPDVAQKDPFAASLSVPPPAYVQMADLKMKREVLAQEQQLWQRQASNGLQGQLMYGCYGGGGGGGAMPQHVGLKQQQQWAYY; from the coding sequence ATGGCGTCGAGCACGCTGAGGAAGGCGATAGGGGTGGTGAAGGATCATACGAGCATAAGCCTCGCCAAAGTGACGGGCAACGTCGCACCGGATCTCGAGGTTTTGGTGGTGAAGGCGACCACTCACGAAAACGAGGCTGCAGACGACAAGTACGCAAAggagattttgattttgatggcaTCTTCGAGGATAAACGTGAACGCTTGTGTGTTTGCAGTTTCGAAGAGGCTGACCAGGACCAGTGATTGGATTGTGGCGTTGAAGGTTTTGGTGCTTGTGCACAAGCTGTTGAATGAAGGGGGCCCTGTTTTCAGGCAGGAGATGCTGTTTTCCAGCAGGAGGGGGCCGAGGGTGCTTAACATGGCTGGTTTTCGCGACGATGCGCACTCTAGCTCGTGGGACCAGTCCTCGTTTGTCAGGGCTTACGCGCGGTATCTGGATCAGAAGCTCGAGACAATGGCGTGTGGGAGGAAGAATCTGAGTGTTGGTGATGGTGGTGGTGCGGGATATGGGAGAGATGAAGATAGTTTTAGGAGGGCTAAGTCGTGCGATGACTTTAGTGGTGGTGGTTCGCGAATGGGGAGAGATGAGGTGTTGTGGCTCAAGGATTTGTCACCGGAGAGGGTGTTGGATAGGCTGAACCAGCTGCTTCGCGTCCTTGGCCGCTTCTTGGCATCTAGGCCGACAGGGGCTGCAAGGAGCGCGAGGATGGTGCTTGTGGCGCTGCGCTTGCTGGTGAGGGATAGCTTTGTGCTCTATGATGACATATGTGATGTATTGAAGCATCTTCTTGAGTGTTTCTCGGATATGGAGTATGCTTACCCAGTCACGGCCTTTGATGCTTATGTGAATGCTGCAAAGATGATTGTTGACCTCAATGGCTTCTATGATTGGGTTAAGGATGTGGGGATAGTGAGGCCTTATGATTTTCCGCAAGTGGAGAAGATCAGTGATCAGCTTCTGGGACTCGAGAGGCTGATGAGGGAGAAGGCGAATAGGGCGGAGAGCCCCAAGGAGGAGGAAAGCTTCTCACAGGTCAAAGATGAGGGAGACGAGGTGAGTGTGAGTGACATCAAAGCACTCCCCCCACCGGAGATTCCCCTGCAAGACCTAGTGAATCTTGATGATGATGTATCGGTTGATCAAGAAAGCAATAAGTTGGCATTGTCTCTGTTCTCTGAGTGGGTTGAATTTCCAGAATACGTAGAGGGTAAAGTGAGTTCGGGTTCAGCATGGGAGAACCCTGCAGGTGAGAGAGGAAAGGCTGATTGGGAGGTGGTTCTGGTGGAATCAGTAAGCAATTTGTCAATGCAGCAGGTTGAGATGGGAGGAGGGCTGGATGCCTTGCTGCTTAATGGGATGTATGATCAAAGGGAGGTGAAGCAGCATTTTGATGCCTCCCGGATGATTGGTGGGAGCGCAAGCAGTGTGGCATTGCCCGGGCAGATGAGCGAAGGGGCGACAGAGGTGCTGGCGTTGCCCCCCGCACCTGATGTGGCCCAGAAGGACCCATTTGCCGCGTCCCTCTCTGTGCCTCCGCCAGCATATGTGCAGATGGCGGACTTGAAGATGAAACGGGAGGTGCTCGCGCAGGAGCAGCAGCTGTGGCAGCGGCAAGCAAGCAACGGGTTGCAAGGGCAGTTGATGTATGGGTgttatggtggtggtggtggtggtggtgctaTGCCGCAGCATGTTGGGttgaagcagcagcagcagtggGCTTACTACTGA
- the LOC121748654 gene encoding WD repeat-containing protein 11-like isoform X2 gives MPSEPSSASWDCILPGPPSKHSGGSADLSAAGLLAYAAGSSVAILDTHSMQLVSTLPLPPPPSSAASAFITAVRWSPFSLPHHLLETESSSPHLQLAVGDRHGRICLLDFRSKSPAFFFDTSNPNSPKLGVQDLCWIQTRLDSWCLAAISGPSLLSIYNATTGRCFFKYDASPEYFSCIRRDPFDSCHSCALGLRGFLLSVKLLGDESENDVMLKELKVRTDATELHRLERDSAVESSNGAPVSSLFPNYVVKFAFSPHWKHVILVGFPRELVLFDLQYESVLFAAGLPRGCGKFLEVLPDVNMEVFYCAHLDGKLTTWRRKESEQVHIMCSMEELVPSIGTTVPSPLVLAVAISQSDYTLQDIIRRCPDTDPVDFELDNPLAFIDESHIISKTHLLSVSDDGKVWKWLLTAERSKDVNRDSECVKKVDETSEVPISEVSSSGQRTGDIVAHPDSIKGRENSKTACAVVSDEVSFKTNLVGQLHLLSSAISMLAVPSPSLTATLARGGNSPAVAVPLVALGTQSGTIDGSEKIGGYVNKLVVTCLRSGLNRTFRVMQKPERAPIRALRASSSGRYLLILFRDAPVEVWAMTKTPIMLRSLALPFTVLEWTLPTVPMPAQNKPSRTPSFLSHGGNPPAETSSATKASTDTKEGADGAQDEFSESFAFALVNGALGVFEVQGRRIRDFRPKWPTSSFVTSDGLITSMAYRLPHVVTGDRSGNIRWWDVTTGQSSSFNTHRDGIRRIKFSPVVPGDRSRGRIAVLFYDNTFSVFDLDSPDPLANSLLQPQFPGTLVLELDWLPLRTDKDDPLVLCIAGAESSFRLVELNVSDQKTGVMSPRAQAVKERFRPMPLPSPVLLPTPHALALRMILQLGVKPSWFDTFSSVTSEEYSYATRTPSAGDLRGYMIDSPRVGDSAVPEMLLKVLEPYHREACLLDDERVRLYSKIVKRGSTMRLAFAAAVFGESMEALFWLQLPHALKHLMNKLANKSPQQGPHTAQTRDIVLSRISSKRKSVSESKNILINGQLKLMAFDQQELWERANERLTWHERLEGEEAIQNRVHELVSVGNLEAAVSVLLSTSPESSYFYVNALRAVALSSAVSMSLLELAVKVVAANMVRNDRSMSGTHLLCAVGRYQEACSQLQDAGYWTDAATLAATHLKGSDYARVLQRWADQVLHVEHNIWRALILYVAAGALQEALAALRMAQLPDTAAMFILVCREIHAEFLSQLDSEEDETSKEKVSNLPGLDPSNEEVIAVGEYFGQYQRKLVHLCMDSQPYAD, from the exons ATGCCCAGCGAGCCCTCCTCCGCCTCATGGGACTGCATTCTGCCGGGGCCTCCCTCCAAGCACAGTGGCGGATCCGCCGACCTCTCCGCCGCCGGCCTCCTCGCCTACGCCGCCGGCAGCTCCGTCGCCATCCTCGACACCCACTCGATGCAGCTCGTCTCCACCCTCCCCCTCCCCCCTCCCCCCTCCTCTGCCGCTTCCGCCTTCATCACCGCTGTCAGGTGGTCCCCTTTCTCCCTCCCGCACCACCTCCTCGAGACCGAATCCTCCTCCCCTCACCTCCAGCTCGCCGTCGGCGACCGCCACGGCCGCATTTGCCTGCTTGATTTCCGCTCCAAATCCCCCGCCTTCTTCTTCGACACCTCCAACCCTAATTCCCCCAAATTGGGCGTCCAGGATCTCTGCTGGATCCAGACCCGATTGGACTCCTGGTGCCTCGCCGCCATCTCCGGCCCCTCTCTGCTCTCGATTTACAACGCCACCACCGGCCGCTGCTTCTTCAAGTACGACGCCTCGCCCGAGTACTTCTCCTGCATACGCCGCGACCCCTTCGATTCCTGCCATTCCTGTGCCTTGGGGCTTAGGGGGTTCCTGCTCTCGGTGAAATTGCTCGGTGACGAATCGGAGAACGATGTCATGCTGAAAGAGCTTAAGGTTCGCACAGACGCCACGGAATTGCATAGGCTGGAGAGAGATTCTGCTGTTGAGAGTAGCAATGGGGCGCCGGTATCTTCGCTTTTCCCCAATTATGTGGTCAAGTTTGCATTCTCACCGCACTGGAAGCATGTTATACTAGTTGGCTTTCCAAGAGAGCTTGTGTTGTTCGACTTGCAGTACGAATCAGTGTTGTTTGCGGCAGGGTTGCCTAGGGGATGTGGCAAGTTTTTGGAGGTGTTGCCGGATGTGAACATGGAGGTTTTCTACTGTGCTCATTTGGATGGGAAGCTCACTACTTGGCGGCGTAAAGA GTCTGAGCAGGTTCATATTATGTGTTCGATGGAAGAATTAGTGCCCTCAATTGGCACTACTGTTCCTTCTCCCTTAGTTCTTGCAGTTGCAATCTCACAATCAGATTACACACTCCAAGACATTATCAGACGTTGTCCTGACACAGATCCCGTTGATTTTGAATTGGATAATCCTCTGGCTTTCATTGATGAATCTCATATAATTTCTAAAACCCATTTACTATCCGTTTCGGATGATGGAAAAGTGTGGAAATGGCTCCTAACTGCCGAAAGATCTAAGGATGTTAACAGAGATTCTGAATGTGTGAAAAAAGTCGATGAAACCAGTGAAGTTCCAATTTCAGAAGTTTCTTCATCTGGTCAACGTACCGGGGATATCGTGGCACATCCAGATAGCATAAAGGGCAGAGAGAACAGTAAAACTGCTTGCGCTGTTGTTTCTGATGAAGTGTCATTTAAG ACCAATCTAGTTGGACAGCTTCATCTTCTGTCATCAGCTATTTCTATGCTAGCTGTTCCATCCCCCTCACTGACAGCTACTTTGGCAC GAGGTGGAAACTCGCCCGCTGTAGCTGTTCCTCTAGTTGCATTAGGAACGCAAAGTGGTACCATTGAT GGAAGTGAGAAAATAGGAGGCTATGTTAACAAGCTTGTGGTAACCTGCCTAAGAAGTGGCCTTAACCGAACGTTTCGAGTAATGCAAAAGCCAGAGCGGGCACCGATAAGAGCATTAAGGGCTTCATCTTCGGGAAg ATATCTTTTGATCTTGTTCCGTGATGCACCCGTGGAGGTTTGGGCAATGACGAAGACACCAATAATG TTGAGGTCATTAGCTCTTCCATTTACTGTTCTTGAATGGACTCTTCCAACAGTTCCAATGCCAGCCCAAAATAAACCTTCAAGGACCCCTTCATTTTTATCCCATGGTGGCAACCCCCCAGCGGAGACTTCTTCCGCTACTAAAGCATCAACTGATACTA AAGAAGGAGCTGATGGAGCACAGGATGAATTTTCAGAAAGCTTCGCATTTGCTTTGGTGAATGGTGCACTTGGAGTATTTGAGGTGCAGGGACGAAGAATCAGAGACTTTAG ACCAAAGTGGCCTACATCTTCATTTGTTACCTCCGACGGATTGATTACATCTATGGCTTATCGCTTGCCTCATGTA GTGACGGGGGACAGGTCAGGCAACATACGTTGGTGGGATGTCACTACAGGGCAGTCTTCCTCCTTCAATACTCACAGGGATGGTATCAGGAGAATTAAGTTCTCACCAGTTGTTCCCGGGGATCGTAGCCGTGGGCGGATTGCTGTTCTATTTTATGACAACACATTTTCTGTGTTTGATCTT GATTCACCTGATCCATTGGCTAATTCCCTTTTACAACCACAATTTCCTGGAACACTAGTACTTGAACTTGATTGGCTGCCTCTGCGGACAGATAAGGACGATCCACTGGTACTCTGTATTGCTGGTGCTGAGAGTAGTTTCCGCCTTGTTGAACTTAATGT AAGTGACCAGAAAACCGGGGTGATGAGCCCCAGAGCTCAGGCAGTCAAAGAGAGATTTCGGCCAATGCCTTTGCCTTCTCCAGTATTGCTCCCCACACCACATGCCCTG GCATTACGGATGATCTTACAACTGGGTGTGAAACCTTCATGGTTCGATACATTCAGCTCAGTCACGAGTGAGGAATATTCATATGCTACTAGGACTCCATCAGCTGGAGATCTTCGTGGTTATATGATTGATTCACCACGTGTTGGAGACTCTGCTGTTCCTGAGATGCTGCTTAAAGTATTAGAGCCTTACCATAGAGAAG CCTGCCTCCTTGATGATGAGAGAGTGAGACTATATTCCAAAATTGTTAAAAGAGGCTCCACGATGAGGTTGGCATTTGCAGCTGCCGTCTTCGGTGAATCCATGGAAGCACTTTTCTGGTTACAGTTACCGCATGCTCTTAAGCACCTGATGAATAAATTAGCTAACAAATCGCCTCAACAAGGCCCACATACAGCTCAAACTCGTGACATCGTGTTGAGCAGGATATCCTCAAAAAGGAAATCAGTGTCCGAATCTAAGAATATTTTG ATTAATGGTCAACTCAAATTGATGGCTTTTGACCAACAAGAATTGTGGGAACGTGCTAATGAACGTCTCACTTGGCATGAAAGACTAGAGGGCGAAGAGGCCATTCAGAACCGTGTACATGA ACTTGTGTCAGTTGGAAACTTGGAAGCTGCTGTTAGTGTGCTGCTCTCAACTTCTCCAGAGAGCTCTTACTTCTATGTGAATGCCCTGCGAGCTGTTGCTCTTTCCTCTGCTGTCTCCATGTCTCTACTTGAGCTGGCTGTCAAG GTAGTTGCAGCCAATATGGTCAGAAATGATAGGTCAATGTCTGGCACACATTTGCTTTGTGCAGTTGGAAGGTATCAGGAAGCTTGTTCTCAG TTGCAGGATGCTGGATACTGGACTGACGCAGCAACACTAGCTGCAACTCATTTAAAAGGATCTGATTATGCAAG GGTATTGCAACGATGGGCTGACCAAGTTCTTCACGTGGAGCATAATATCTGGAG GGCGTTGATCCTGTACGTAGCAGCAGGCGCTCTGCAAGAGGCACTGGCAGCACTACGCATGGCACAGCTGCCAGACACTGCAGCCATGTTCATACTTGTTTGCCGTGAAATCCACGCTGAGTTCCTCTCCCAGTTGGATTCTGAGGAAGATGAAACTTCCAAGGAGAAGGTGTCAAATTTGCCTGGTCTAGACCCTTCAAACGAAGAAGTGATTGCCGTTGGTGAATATTTCGGACAATATCAAAGGAAACTAGTACATCTATGCATGGATTCCCAGCCTTACGCCGACTAG